The sequence TACCCTTAGGCTGCACCTTCCAAACCTTACTGGGCTTCAACCTCCTACCCTCAACCTCATACTCCTTCCTCGCCAGATCCTCAAGGGACACCATACTGGTCAATAAGTTCATTATTTGGGGGTATTTAAAAACATCGCTTGGGAATGCAACGGACGAATATATCGGTTACAATACGCTAAATCTTACATTACTTATTTACTAATAGCAAATATTACGATAATTATGACAACTCGAAGTTAAACAATATCAAGTTATGGGCTACGTTAATAATACGTGAAGAAATACGACGCTATTATTCATATGTGATTTATTTATCCCTATATAGCTATGTCTACTTTATCACAACTTCCTTAATAATGCCCTGTCTTTCGGCTTCTCTTATTATCTCACCACCGCTTATGACCACTGTGCCTAATTCATCGGCTATCCTAGACACCGCATCCTTGTTTAATGCCTCACCGTCGTCACTAAGCATCTCAACTATAACAAGCGCTGGTAATATGCCAGCCATCCTTGACAGCAATAAGGACAATTCTGTGTGGCCAAACCTACGTCCAACCCTGCCCAGAAGTATGGGCACATGACCTGGTGCGTAGAACTCGCCGTAAAATATCTTCTGCGCCTCTGCATTACGGCCCTCCTTAATCATCCTTACAACATCTGCAAGTCTCGTAATAGTCAATGCTCTATCAATATCCCTGATCCCCGTCTTCGTCTTTACATGGTTCACGTATATTGAGAACGCAGGGTCATCCCCATACCCAGGCCTTTTAATGAGTCCATCGAAGCCTGCATTACGAAGCACATCACTCATGAAGTTAAGCCCTAATTGCTTACCCACGGAGTCCTCGGTAACGAAACAGATTAAACCACCAGCATTCTTTCTCATCCAAGTAATTACTGATGGCGTCACATGATCAGCCCTTATCACTGCATCAACCTCATTTTCCCTATTGTCGGAGTCATGAATGAACACTATTTTACCCTGCCTTAATAGTTCCAGTGCACTCTCGATCATACGCCTCATAAACTTAAAGTTTAAGTTAATAAATTTAACTTTAAACTCAGGTTTATGGAACCTTAAAGCATTAATACTAACCGCCTAGTTTTACTTGATGGTTAGGGCATTGATCCTAGCCGGTGGCTTCGGTAAAAGACTTCAACCATTAACACTAGACAGGCCTAAACCACTGATTGAGGTTGGCGGTAAACCAATTCTTCAATGGCAGATCGAGTGGCTCAGCAAGCAGGGTATTAGGGATGTAGTTCTTGCTGTTGGTTATCTCAGGACCAAGGTCTTTGAGGTAATGGGGGATGGCTCTA is a genomic window of Vulcanisaeta souniana JCM 11219 containing:
- a CDS encoding 3,4-dihydroxy-2-butanone-4-phosphate synthase; its protein translation is MIESALELLRQGKIVFIHDSDNRENEVDAVIRADHVTPSVITWMRKNAGGLICFVTEDSVGKQLGLNFMSDVLRNAGFDGLIKRPGYGDDPAFSIYVNHVKTKTGIRDIDRALTITRLADVVRMIKEGRNAEAQKIFYGEFYAPGHVPILLGRVGRRFGHTELSLLLSRMAGILPALVIVEMLSDDGEALNKDAVSRIADELGTVVISGGEIIREAERQGIIKEVVIK